One endosymbiont 'TC1' of Trimyema compressum genomic window, TTTTAATGCCTTAAAACTTATTATAAATCCAGTTCCTAACATCGCTAGTCCAAAAATTAGTATTATATTTTTCCCGGTTTTTGGTAGCTGGTGCCCAACAGTTTGCTGGCTTAATAAATTCGTTTTTTTACTACCATTTAAATTTCCAGTATCTGGGTTTGGATTAGGATTAGGATTAGTTTTTTCCCAAACAGCATATAAAGATACATCAGCCTTTTCCATTGTATAAGACGCTTCATCAGCATATAACTACAGATCCTCCTGGCGTTGTTGCCCAACCCTTAAAAGTATAGCCTGTCCTGGTTGGATCTGTTACGGATTTGCCCAAATCACCTATATTTATCACTTGATTTGCTGGTGAAGTTCCTGTTCCTCCATTTAAATTAAAACTTAAATTAAATGCTGTTTGAGCATTAAAATTCAATTGTACTTTTGCTGTAGTTATTGCATGATCACTATTATTTGGATATAACCCAGTCCCTGCTACTCTAACTTGAGCATATACTGTACCTGACTGTATTATATTTCCACCTTGAACATAATTATTAATATCTACTGGTTGACTATTTGTATCAATATAATTAGTTAAAACTAAATTTAAAGTAGAGGATAATGGAATACTTGTTCCAGATTGATCAATTTTAACTACAGAAGCTAAATTAAGCGACGTAAAATCTGATTCCGTTGAAATATTAAAAGGTTGAACACCATCTAGTAATGACAATTGATTTTGATTTTCATAACTAAATATTACTGGATTTCCATTTACTGTAAGTCCAAAATCATTTAGTGCCTGTTGATAATTTGTTGGCAATAAATTATTTCCTAAAGTCGTTGAACTTAATAAAATTAATTGAGACATTTCTGATGGTAAACTTGCTAATTGATTATTGCTTAAATCTAAAGTTGCTAAATTCGTTAAATTTGAAATAGACGCTGAAATAGTACTGAGTTGATTTGACTTTGCAAACAAATAGTCCAGATTCCCCATCGCAAATAATTCCTCAGGAAGAGTAGTTAAATTATTGTTATCTAATGTTAAAGCTCTCATACGTACAAAATTACCAATTCCTGTTAAATCACTTATTCCACGATTTGATAAGTCTAATGTTACCTCTTGAGACATAGCAGTAGTAAATACACTATTAGTATTTCCTCCTGTATATTTATCTGCTACTGCCTGTGCTAAATTAGCATCTGGAAATGTTTTCGCTATAGTATCTCCAACTGCTGCATTAACTGGTTTGTTTATAAAGCCAAAAGCTAGCATAGATATTGCTAAAATAATTAAAGTTGATAGTGTTATTATTAGGACTTTCATTTAAGAATGTACCCCCTGTTTTTTTATAATTATATCACACAAGCACAATAATATACATATCACATACTAACAAAAAAATTTCATATACTCAAACCAAATAAGAATTAAATCAAAAAAATAAAATCATATTGCTACAAAATACAGAATTTGCTTTATTTAATTTCACTAAATTTTCGCAAATAAATCTAAATTATATTTTAAATCTATCCACAACTATTTTATAATAACACCTAAACACAAAATTAACATTATATTTAGCAATAAGTGTTTAATTAAAGTATTCTTTTCAGATTATGTCTTCCTTTATAATTAAAAAAAATTTTGGACATATACTAAAAAAGTAGACAGGAAAAAGTGAAACATGTTTTAAATAAGTAGACACATAAGAAAGGATAAAATTATGAATAATTACAAGAAATACGATGAAGAATTTAAAAAAAGTATTGTTAATTTACACCAAAACGGTAAAACTCAATCCCAACTTTCTAAAGAATATGGTGTCTCCATGTCTGCTTTACACAAGTGGATTAAACTTTATTCTCAGGTTAGAATTGATGATGATACTATTCTAACCGCTAAGCAGATTAAGGATCTTCAAAAGCGTAATGCTCGACTCTAGGAGGAAAATATCATTTAAAAAAAGCAATTGCCATATTCACGCCTCACTCAGACAAAGATTAATGGCTGTTCATACCCTTCGTTTTCAGCACGCTATCTCTTTTCTTTGTCATGTCCTTAAAGTGAACCGCAGCTCCTATTACAAATACTTTTCGGAAAAACTTTCTCCTAGAACTATTGAGAATTAAAAACTCCGTCAGCTTATTCTCGGAGATTTGTCATCTTACTAAGAGACGTATTGGCCCATCTAAGATTAAGGCTCTTCTTTCCTATGACTATGGCATCAACATCAGTATTGGTAGAGCGAGCCGCCTGATGACTGACATGAATCTTCCTAAAATGCCTACTATCAAACTTCGGTTTATTCATCCGAGGTCTATTCCCAATTTTGATTGCCCTAACTACCTAAATCAAAATTTTAATGTTCCTCAGCCCAATCAAGTCTGGGCTAGTGACATTACCTATATTAATTTAAATGCCTCTTTTGCTTATCTCTGTGTTATTATGGATTTATTTTCTCGTAAAATTATTGCTTGGAAGCTCTCTCTTAAAATTGATACTTCTCTTGTTAAGGATACTTTTATCAAAGCCTTTTATTCTCAAAAACCTTCTACTTCTCTTATTTTTCATTCTGACAGAGGTTCCTAATATACTTCTTTTATCTTTAGAAAGCTCCTTGATTCTTTTGGTATCATTCAATCTTTTTCTAAGCTTTCTCATCCTTGGGACAATGCTGTCGTTGAGTCCTTTTTAAATATATGAAAAAAGAAGAAATTCTTCGTAGGTCTTTTTCTTCCTTTGCTCAAATTAAGCTTTCCTGCTTTGAACACATTGAGGGCTTCTACAACCCCCTATACGTCCCCACTCTGCTAATAACATTCTTTCTCCTAATTCCAAAGAAGACTATTTTTTCACTTCTATTAAAACTTAATTTCACTTTTTCTATCTACTCTATTGACATTCTTCCAGTCTTTTTTCTCTTCCAAAGTCTTACCTCTTTCTAATTTCCTCTAGTCGTTCTTGTATTTTTTTAAAATCCTCCCAAACTGGTCTTTTTTTACCAGGGTCTCTCAGTAGAGCTGCTGGGTGAAAAGTACAAATCAAATCTATACCTTGCTCTTTAAACCAATGCCCCCTAACTTTGGTGATTTTACCTTCTTTCCCCAGAAAAAACTGGGAAGCCGTTCCGCCTAAAGCTACAATTATTTCTGGGTTTACTAAAGCTATCTCTGCTTCAACAAATTCTCTACAAGCTTCAACCTCATCTTCTTTGGGAGTTCTATTTTTGGGAGGCCTACATTTTATTATATTTGTAATATAGACGTCTTCTCTTTTAATAGACACTGCTTCTAATATTTTATCTAAAAGTTTTCCTGCTTCTCCAACAAATGGTTCACCTTCTAAATTCTCATTTTCTCCTGGACCCTCTCCAATGAACATTACTTTTGCTTTAGGATTGCCAATGCCAAATACAATATTATTACGGGTTTCACCTAAACAACAATTCTGACATTGTGCACATAGTTCTTTTATTTCATCAAGCACTACTTTATTCTCCTTTTATTTTCTTTATACTATTATATCAAACATAAATGGAAATGACATCCCTAATCGAGATGTCATTTCCATTTTGTTGGTATTATAAATATGTTCCTACTGGATCCAGTGTGTCTGTATAAATCTGGTTTGTTGCCGATACTTGAAAATGAAGGTGATTACCAAAATTTGCGCCAGTATTACCAGCTGTTCCAATAATATCTCCTTTAAAAACGTATTGACCTACTGAAACTTTTAAGCTGTCTAAATGACCATATAATGTAACTAACTTGCTTCCATGATTAATAATAACTTTGTTTCCAAAGCCATCACCATTATCTTCTGCTGCTACAACAATGCCATCATCGGCTGCTAATACAGAAGGATTACTATTCATGGTGCCAATATCTACGCCTTGATGATTAGTTCCCCATCGTGACCCATAAGGACTTGTTATTGTATTAAAACCATCTACTGGCCACTGGAATTTTCCAGAGCCTGTATAAATAAGCTCATTAACAGCAGATTGTAAATCGCCACTGTAGTTTACGAGAGATTGTTTAGATGTTTCGTGCCCTATCTTGGTTTCCCTCAAATGATTTTCTACAGCTGTTTTATCTGCTTTTAATGCCTCATAGGCAGTTGTCTGCTCTTTTAATACAACTTCTTTTTCTGCTACTTCAGTAGTTAATGTTTTCATTTTCTCAGTATCTTCAATTATTGATTTTTGCAATACTCCTTTTTCAACTGCTAAGTCAACATCTTCTTTAATGTTTTTCTTAGCATTATTTAAATTAATATCTGCAACTAAAGGATTATTGCTCAAGCCATCTGCGTTTGCCTTTCTTATTACCTGATAAGCTTCCTTATCTTTTTCTGTCAAGGCCTTAATAGTATCTATTCTTTCAGTGTTTACTTCAACTGTGTTTTTCAAATTAATAAGTGTTTCTTCGATTTCTGCTTTTGTTCTATTAGTGATATCTATTTGGTTTTGAATGACTATTCATTCTTCATTTAATTTACTATACGTTGTTTCTATTGTGACAATTGATTGTCGAAGCGCTCCCATTTCTTCAATTAAACCTTGGGGAGTTAATACCTTTTTAGTTTCCACAACAGGTACTTGTGATTCTTCTGCTTTTATATTATCACTACATAAAAATGATGAAAATATAAAAGTACTTACTAACACTAAAATCCATACCAACTTTAAGGATTTTATTTTTTGCGACAAAACGTTTTGCTACCTCCTCGTGTCTGTCAGGGTATGATTTTTTTTATAGTCAGAGACTATATTTATATTGTACCACATAAATACAATATAGTATGTGTTTTATGTGTTTTTTTACACTAAAAAGCCGCTAGCCAAAATAGCTAACGGCTTAATAATCTTAAATTATAAATAGTTTCTTGGGTTAACAGTGCCTGTGTAAATATCGCCACAATTTGTTACTTGGAAATGCAAG contains:
- a CDS encoding LPXTG cell wall anchor domain-containing protein, which codes for MEKADVSLYAVWEKTNPNPNPNPDTGNLNGSKKTNLLSQQTVGHQLPKTGKNIILIFGLAMLGTGFIISFKALKSIKE
- a CDS encoding leucine-rich repeat domain-containing protein; protein product: MKVLIITLSTLIILAISMLAFGFINKPVNAAVGDTIAKTFPDANLAQAVADKYTGGNTNSVFTTAMSQEVTLDLSNRGISDLTGIGNFVRMRALTLDNNNLTTLPEELFAMGNLDYLFAKSNQLSTISASISNLTNLATLDLSNNQLASLPSEMSQLILLSSTTLGNNLLPTNYQQALNDFGLTVNGNPVIFSYENQNQLSLLDGVQPFNISTESDFTSLNLASVVKIDQSGTSIPLSSTLNLVLTNYIDTNSQPVDINNYVQGGNIIQSGTVYAQVRVAGTGLYPNNSDHAITTAKVQLNFNAQTAFNLSFNLNGGTGTSPANQVINIGDLGKSVTDPTRTGYTFKGWATTPGGSVVIC
- a CDS encoding transposase; its protein translation is MNNYKKYDEEFKKSIVNLHQNGKTQSQLSKEYGVSMSALHKWIKLYSQVRIDDDTILTAKQIKDLQKRNARL
- a CDS encoding DDE-type integrase/transposase/recombinase, translating into MRIKNSVSLFSEICHLTKRRIGPSKIKALLSYDYGINISIGRASRLMTDMNLPKMPTIKLRFIHPRSIPNFDCPNYLNQNFNVPQPNQVWASDITYINLNASFAYLCVIMDLFSRKIIAWKLSLKIDTSLVKDTFIKAFYSQKPSTSLIFHSDRGS
- a CDS encoding uracil-DNA glycosylase; its protein translation is MLDEIKELCAQCQNCCLGETRNNIVFGIGNPKAKVMFIGEGPGENENLEGEPFVGEAGKLLDKILEAVSIKREDVYITNIIKCRPPKNRTPKEDEVEACREFVEAEIALVNPEIIVALGGTASQFFLGKEGKITKVRGHWFKEQGIDLICTFHPAALLRDPGKKRPVWEDFKKIQERLEEIRKR
- a CDS encoding murein hydrolase activator EnvC family protein; translation: MKNTVEVNTERIDTIKALTEKDKEAYQVIRKANADGLSNNPLVADINLNNAKKNIKEDVDLAVEKGVLQKSIIEDTEKMKTLTTEVAEKEVVLKEQTTAYEALKADKTAVENHLRETKIGHETSKQSLVNYSGDLQSAVNELIYTGSGKFQWPVDGFNTITSPYGSRWGTNHQGVDIGTMNSNPSVLAADDGIVVAAEDNGDGFGNKVIINHGSKLVTLYGHLDSLKVSVGQYVFKGDIIGTAGNTGANFGNHLHFQVSATNQIYTDTLDPVGTYL